GTATCGCACCAGGCACTCCTTCGCCGACCACCCCCTCTGCTCTCCCGGCCGCACGTTACTCGACATCACCGACACCGTGACCTCACGAATATGCCCGCCCCCTTTAGGATCCTGAAAGGTCGCCGCAATTCTCTGCTCGTATCCCTCGCCACGCGACACAACAACCGACACCGGAGTCGACGAATCCATCCTCATAGGAGCCACCCGCCTGCATCCCGTCAGCAAAGACCCGCAGACAATCGCCACCGCAATGAGCCTCACATCCCGCACGCCAGCCCTCCCAGAACCAACCTGCCCTCTTCAGCCAGCCAGCCCTCAGATTCAAGAAACTTACCGAAGAAGGCTTCGCTCTGCCTAGACCTCAAGAACGAATTCCGGAGATTTCTCACTGCCCTAAAATTCAACCGCCACACTTGTTGAACCACCGTTCCCGTAAACCGTGTCATTCCGACCGAAGCGCAGCGAAGTGAAGGAACCAGCATCTCGCCAGACCCCACAAAACCGAGCATTCCCCAGCAAAAACACCTGTCAACCCCACAAACCATCTAACCAAAACAAAATAAACAAGATCGACGTGGCGCATTAGTTTCACTCAACTTGGTAAACTTGAAAGGTAGAGATCTCAAAAGCCCCGAGCCAAAGCTTGGGGCTTTTGTTTTTGAACCTAAACCCTTTAGAAAGAAGTATTTGCCGCTAACCCCAATGGTTGCACGAATTTAGCAAAACGACAATTTGTCATCTTGTTGCAAACATTCAACTTATACGGAAATACCCCCCAGGGGGTACCCCAGGAGAGGCACCATGGAATATCCAATCTGCCGTCACATCAAGACCAACGGTCTGCAATGCCACGCGCCCGCCCTCACCGGCGGCGACTACTGCTACTTCCACAATCGCCTCCACGTCCGCCACGCGCAGTTCCGGCCCAACGACATCTCTCGCCCCTACTTCACTGCCGGCCGAGATCTGGAGCTGTGCGCTCTCGAAGACCGCGAGGCGGTTCAGTTTGCACTCTCCGTGGTCATCAACGCGCTCGCCACCAACCGCATCGACACCAAGCGCGCCACGGCGCTCCTCTACGGACTCCAGCTGGCCTCGTCCAACGCCGTCCGTCTCAACAACACTCCGGAGACACCCGATGTGGTCCGCGCCGTCGAGTCCTCGAACGACGGCCTCGACCTCGCCGAACCCGGAGCCATCATGGAAGTCTTCACTCGCCTTGAGCTCGAGCAGAGCACAAGCTCATAGATGCCTGTCCTGCCGGACGGGCCCGCTACGCGCGGCGCGGCCACTTCGTGGCGTGTATACCGGCTTCGCCCGGCGCTCCCGATGGTCGCGAACGAATCTCGATCCCGACCATCGGGAGGACCACCCGAAGGGATATACAAGTCACGAAGTGACCGCGCCACGCTCAGTGGGCCCAAGCGGCAGCGCAGTGTTTCTATGTTCTCGTCACCGTCTTCAAATGCAGCTCCCGCATCTGCTGATCGCTCACCGGCGTAGGCGCATCGACCATCAGGTCGATCGCCTTCGCCGTCTTCGGAAACGCAATCACCTCACGGAGGCTAGTCGCACCAGCAAGTATCATCACAATCCGATCCAGCCCCAGCGCAATCCCGCCATGCGGAGGCGTGCCGTACTCCAACGCATCCAGGAAGAAGCCAAACCGCTCCTTCGCCTCTGCATCCGACATGCCCAGCGACCGGAAGATCTCCGCCTGCACATCCTGCCGGTGAATACGAATCGAGCCCGAACCAAGCTCCGTTCCATTCAGCACGATGTCGTAAGCAAGCGCACGCACCGCGCCCTTATCTCTCGTCAACTTGCCCGCCTTGATGTCCTCTTCATGCGGCGAGGTGAACGGATGATGCGCCGCATTCCAAACCTTGGTCTCCTCATCCCACTCGTACATCGGGAAGTCGGTGACCCAGAGAAACTTGAAGTCAGCCTCGGTACCAGTCTTCACAAACCGTCCATGCTTGTCGGCAAACTTAGTGGCAAGCTGCAACCGCAAAGCACCAACCCGCTTATAGATCCACTGCGGATCGAAGTTCCACTTAGCCGGAGCACCAATCTTGGGAGTAACAACAATGATCAGATCGGCAGCATCAACCTGGCTCGCAGCACCTTCAAACCGAGTCTGCTCCTCCGACAGCTTCGCCTCAATCACAGAAGCTAACGGAGCAAACGCATCATTCGTCTTCAACCGAGCCACATCCAGAAAGTCCAAGCCGCAGTCGCCAAACGTAGCGCGAATCTCCTCCACCAGCGCACGCTTCTGCGTCCCGCTCAGCATACCCGCCTTGGGAATTACAAACCCAAGCACCGGCAGCTCTTTCTCAATCTTCAACGTCTCCCTCAACTCAGGAGTCAACTCATCAGTCAGCGAAACCATCGCCGGCAGCCGCATATCCGGCTTGTCGATCCCGTAGTTCTTGATCGCATCGTCATAAGTCATCTGCACAAAAGGAGTCGTCAACGAGATCGAAGCCGTCTTGAACGCAGCAGTCAGAAAACCCTCGACGACGCGAAACACCTTCTCCTGCTGGGGAAAGCTCATCTCAAGGTCGATCTGGGTAAACTCCGGCTGCCGATCTGCACGTAGATCCTCATCGCGGAAGCAACGAGCAATCTGAAAATACTTATCGAATCCCGAGATCATCAGGATCTGCTTGAAGATCTGCGGCGACTGCGGCAGCGCATAGAAGCTGCCCGCATGCACCCTGCTCGGCACCAGGTAGTCACGCGCTCCCTCAGGCGTAGAACGCGTCATGAAAGGAGTCTCAATCTCAAGAAAGCCCTGCTCAACAAGGAAGTTGCGAATCGCCATCGCAACCCTGCTGCGCAGCGCGAAGTTATGCTGCATCTCCGTGCGTCGCAGATCGAGATAGCGATACTTCAACCGCACCTCTTCGTTCGCAATCGCATCTTCCGCCGGCGAAAACGGAGGAGTCTTCGCCTCATTCAGCAACAGCAACTCACTCGCAACCACCTCGATCGCGCCCGTAGGCATATTAGGATTCTCAAGCCCCGCGCCGCGCCGCCGAACCTTGCCCTTCACCGCAACCACGTACTCCGACCGCGCTGCCTCCGCCTTCGCATGCGCCTCGCCGGACACCTCTTTGTCGAGCACGACCTGAGTAATCCCACTCCGGTCCCGCACATCGAGAAAGATCAGGTTCCCATGGTCCCGCCGACGATTCACCCAGCCCATCAACACCACCGGCTGCCCATCCTGCTCCACGCGAAGCTCGCCACACATATGGGTCCGCTGCAAACTACCTAAAAAATCCAACATGATCTCATTCACTTTCAAAATCGAAGTCGCTCGCGAGGAGCTAATCAGGAAGCAGAGTTCACTAAGCGCGCAGAAAACCCGCAAGCTCAGCGCGAGGAACCTTCGTCTGCTCTCCAGCGCTAAAGTCTTTAACCGTCAGAATACCCGATGAAACCTCATCTTCGCCGACAATCACCATTCTCCGAGCGAGCTTATCGGCAGCCTCGAAGGACTTCTTCAGCCGGAAACTTCCATCTCCAACCTCAACCGAAAGTCCTGCTCGACGAAGCTCCTGAGCCAGCGCAAGCGCAGCAGCATTCCTCTCAACTCCCATTGGAGCAACGAACGCATCAAGCTTCTGCTGTTTCGCCATCGCTTCCTGAGCCTGAAGCGTAAGGATCAACCGATCCTCGCCAATCGCGAACCCGATTCCAGGAGCCTTCGGTCCACCAAGCATCTCCGACAATCCGTCGTATCTTCCTCCACCAAGCAGAGCGTTCTGAGTTCCCAAACCGCTTCCATCAGGCACCGTGAACTCGAACGTCGTCCGCGTGTAGTAGTCCAAACCGCGAACCAACCTCGGATTCACCGTATAAGCAACTCCACAAACATCAAGCGCAGCAAGCACCTGCGCAAAGTGCTCCTTGCTCGCATCATCCAGGAAGTCGGCGATCTTCGGCAGACCGTTGATGATCTCCTGATCTCCAGCATCCTTCGAGTCCAGCACGCGCAGCGGATTCGTCTCCGCGCGACGTTGGTTATCTGCACTCATCTTGTCCTTCACCGGAGCCAAAGCCTCACGCAGCGCAGCAATGTACTTCGGCCGATCCGTCGACGAACCAACCGAGTTCACCTCAAGCTTCCACCCCTTCACGCCCAACTCGTTCAGGAAGGTAGAAAGCATCTCCAGAACCTCAGCATCACGCAGCGCACTATCAGCACCAGACCAGGCTGGTCCAAGCACCTCAGCCCCAATCTGCCAGAACTGCCGATATCGTCCACGCTGCGGTCGCTCACGGCGAAACTGAGGCCCGATGTAGAACAGCTTCTGCAGCATCCCAGTATCAGCAAGCTTGTGCTCGATATACGCGCGCACAACTCCAGCCGTATTCTCCGGCCGAAGCGTCAGGCTCTGCGCGCCATCACTATCCGCCCGCGCACGATCTTCCCACGTATACATCTCCTTGGAGACAATGTCCGTCTCCTCGCCCACACCACGCGCGAACAGCGACGTGTCCTCGAAGATCGGTGTGCGAATCTCCCCAAATCCATAGCGTGCAAAGACGGCTCTCGCCGTAGCCTCCACATAGTTCCAAAGCGCCGTCTCGGGAGGCAACAAGTCCCGAGTCCCGCGTACTGCCTTCAAAGTAGCCATCACTTCCAGTGTAGCGAAAGCCTCACCTGATTTACGCACCAGCAGCTTCGGCCAGGTAAATCGCCGTGTAATCCAGATAGTTCTGTGCGTACTTCAGGATCAACTCCCGATCCGCATCGCCCAGTGCTCGCCTCACCTTCCCCGGAACACCCGCAACCAACGAGTTCGGCGGAATCACCGTATGCTCTGGAATGACCGCTCCCGCCGCGATGATAGATCCCTCCCCAATTCGGGCGTCGTTCAAGATGGTCGCGCCGATGCCAACCAGAACCATATCTTCCAACACGCATCCGTGCACGGTGGCATTGTGTCCGATGGTCACCAGCTCCCCTACGATCACCGGATAGAGATTGCGCATACCATGCAGGACCGCACAGTCCTGTACATTGCTCTTCGCACCGATGCGGATCGAATTCACGTCACCCCGGACGACCGCGTTCATCCAGACACTCGCTTGTTCGCCGAGGATAACGTCACCGATGATTTGAGCTGACAGATCGACGTAGGAGCTGGCAGGAATTGTCGGTGTGTGTGTCTGGTAAGTGCGAATCATGAACAAATTCTACCCTCGGAATGCAAAAGATTTCAGCTTTCGCAAGAGTCGGTATCCGGCCTCGAATTACCAACGATTTATGTGATTTTCTTGACGAAGGGGCGTATTCTGGATATATCCCGATTGGGAGTGTTTGGAGGTGTATTTTTCTTGGCAGAGGTTCGAGTACAAGAAGGCGAACCCCTTGAGAATGCCCTGCGGCGCTTTAAGCGCAAGGTGCAGACGGAAGACATCATCAAGGAAGTCAAGCGTCACTCTTTTTATCTGAAACCAGGTGAGAAGAAGCGTGTGAAAGAAGCGCTTGCACGCAAGCGCAATCGCAAGAAGGTCCGTAAGGAGCAGGATTAGTTAGCTCCCCAACCACGACGTGCCGTCTCTTCCTCTATCAGCGAGTTTGAAGAGACGGCCGCCTGAACCGCTAGAGATGGACTCCCGCCATTGACTAGCCCCGGCAGACAGAGCCTGATTACGGGTTCACATTGACCGGCAAATCTGAGCAAATTCCACGAACTCGCAGTTTCGGGCCCCCTTCAAATCCAAAGTAATGGTCATCAGCAAAGGTAAGCCCCTTGCGGCGTTGCCACGATCGAGCCCTCGGGTGTTCTTCCTTTCCGTAGGACGGGAGAAGCGGCATGGAATTTCTGGATCGGCTATTAACCTGTGCAGATTGCGGCGGCGAGTTCATCTTCACCGCCGGGGAACAACTCTTTTTCTTCGACAAACAATTCAAGAACGACCCGAAGCGCTGTAAGCCATGCAAGTCCAAACGGTCCGGGGTGGGGCTTAAGGCTGGCGCGGGACCGGCGGCGGCAGGCCTGTCAAGAACCGAGACTCGTACCGAGTGCTCCGAGTGCGGGGTGGAGACTACTGTGCCGTTCAAGCCGACACAGGGGCGGCCGGTGCTTTGCAGGCAGTGCTTCCAGAGCAAGCGTGCTCCTACGTCGGGGGCGCTGGTGACTGCGGCAGCGACAGCGGGAATGGTCGCTGGTGCTCCTGGAGAGCACGTTGCGGCCAGCGTAGAGTTGCTGGCGGCTTCGCGGGTCTGACTGTCTACCTCTCGACTATATCCCTCACATTAGGATGTGGGTGAGGGACTTATGGGCGTTGATGACGGGAGCCGGCTGTACGACTCGGCTGGGGAGTTGGTTCGGGCACGAACTCAGGTTGGGGACTTCGAGCTGACGGTTTGTACGGATGGGACCTACAAGCTGGATGGCGGCGCTATGTTCGGCGTTGTGCCAAAGCCGTTGTGGGAGAAGCGAGCTGCGGCGGATGAGCAGAACCGTATTCTGCTGGGGCTGAATACGGTGGTGGTGCGAACCGGCAGGAATACGGTGGTGATCGAGACTGGAGTCGGCAACAAGCAGTCGGCAAAGATGCGGGAGATCCAGTGCAACCAGGAGCTTCTGCCCCAGTCGCTCGCTGCGGCGGGCGTGAAGGTTGAGGAGGTGGATGTTGTGGTGAACACTCACCTCCACTTTGATCACTGCGGTTGGAATACCACGCTGCATCCGAATGGTTCGGTAGCTCCGACGTTCCCGAATGCGCGGTACTTTGCGCATCGTGGCGAGGTGGAACATGGTCGTCTGCAGCTGGATCGGGATCGGGTGAGTTATCTGTCGCCGAACTATGATCCGCTGGTTGAGTCGGGGCAGATGACGCTGCTCGACGATGCTGGAATCAGGGCGAATCCGGAGATCTGTCCGGGCGTTAGCGTGGAGGTTTTCCCTGGTCACACGGCGCAGTTGATGGCGGTTCATATCGAGTCGAAGGGTCAACATGCCTGCTATATTTCGGATTTAATTCCAACTAGTTCGCATCTGGATCCGACCTGGGTGATGGGGTACGACCTGGATCCGGTGGAGACGATTGCGCAGCGGAAGCGGTTTTATGCGCGGGCGATTCCGGAGAACTGGCTGGTGCTGTTTACGCACGATCACGAGACGCCGATGGGGCGAATTGGGCTGAATGAGAAGAACAAGCCTGTTTTGGTTGCGAGGAAGTAAGGTCGGACGACAGTCCGAGACTAGAAAACCCTGCCGAGGCAGGGTTTCCAATCCAAAATCGCGGTGACTTTATGGTGACTTTTGGCCAGTTGTTGGTGACTGCTGGCGACTAGACAGGAACGGAAGTAAGCTCGGCTGGATCGACGTTGACGAAGCGGCCGTGCTGGCCCTTGTCCTGGAACCGGACGATGCCGTCGACTTTAGCGAAGAGAGTGTCATCTTTGCCGCGACCGACGTTGGCGCCGGGCTTGAGCGGGGTGCCACGCTGACGGACGATGATGCCGCCGCCGAGGATCGTCTGACCACCGAATACTTTGACTCCGAGCCGCTGGGCGTTTGAGTCGCGGCCGTTTTTGGAAGAACCTAAACCTTTTTTATGTGCCATTCGATTGCCTCTTTCGCGCTGCCCTCTGGGCTTTTGCGCTCACTGAATCTGGAAACGGAAGTAAAACAAAACTTTTCGCAGAGAAGCTGTTTCTTTATGCTTCCTTGAAGCTCTTGCCGTTG
This Tunturibacter gelidoferens DNA region includes the following protein-coding sequences:
- a CDS encoding zinc-ribbon domain containing protein translates to MEFLDRLLTCADCGGEFIFTAGEQLFFFDKQFKNDPKRCKPCKSKRSGVGLKAGAGPAAAGLSRTETRTECSECGVETTVPFKPTQGRPVLCRQCFQSKRAPTSGALVTAAATAGMVAGAPGEHVAASVELLAASRV
- the rpmA gene encoding 50S ribosomal protein L27 yields the protein MAHKKGLGSSKNGRDSNAQRLGVKVFGGQTILGGGIIVRQRGTPLKPGANVGRGKDDTLFAKVDGIVRFQDKGQHGRFVNVDPAELTSVPV
- a CDS encoding gamma carbonic anhydrase family protein, producing the protein MIRTYQTHTPTIPASSYVDLSAQIIGDVILGEQASVWMNAVVRGDVNSIRIGAKSNVQDCAVLHGMRNLYPVIVGELVTIGHNATVHGCVLEDMVLVGIGATILNDARIGEGSIIAAGAVIPEHTVIPPNSLVAGVPGKVRRALGDADRELILKYAQNYLDYTAIYLAEAAGA
- a CDS encoding MBL fold metallo-hydrolase; the encoded protein is MGVDDGSRLYDSAGELVRARTQVGDFELTVCTDGTYKLDGGAMFGVVPKPLWEKRAAADEQNRILLGLNTVVVRTGRNTVVIETGVGNKQSAKMREIQCNQELLPQSLAAAGVKVEEVDVVVNTHLHFDHCGWNTTLHPNGSVAPTFPNARYFAHRGEVEHGRLQLDRDRVSYLSPNYDPLVESGQMTLLDDAGIRANPEICPGVSVEVFPGHTAQLMAVHIESKGQHACYISDLIPTSSHLDPTWVMGYDLDPVETIAQRKRFYARAIPENWLVLFTHDHETPMGRIGLNEKNKPVLVARK
- the aspS gene encoding aspartate--tRNA ligase, with translation MLDFLGSLQRTHMCGELRVEQDGQPVVLMGWVNRRRDHGNLIFLDVRDRSGITQVVLDKEVSGEAHAKAEAARSEYVVAVKGKVRRRGAGLENPNMPTGAIEVVASELLLLNEAKTPPFSPAEDAIANEEVRLKYRYLDLRRTEMQHNFALRSRVAMAIRNFLVEQGFLEIETPFMTRSTPEGARDYLVPSRVHAGSFYALPQSPQIFKQILMISGFDKYFQIARCFRDEDLRADRQPEFTQIDLEMSFPQQEKVFRVVEGFLTAAFKTASISLTTPFVQMTYDDAIKNYGIDKPDMRLPAMVSLTDELTPELRETLKIEKELPVLGFVIPKAGMLSGTQKRALVEEIRATFGDCGLDFLDVARLKTNDAFAPLASVIEAKLSEEQTRFEGAASQVDAADLIIVVTPKIGAPAKWNFDPQWIYKRVGALRLQLATKFADKHGRFVKTGTEADFKFLWVTDFPMYEWDEETKVWNAAHHPFTSPHEEDIKAGKLTRDKGAVRALAYDIVLNGTELGSGSIRIHRQDVQAEIFRSLGMSDAEAKERFGFFLDALEYGTPPHGGIALGLDRIVMILAGATSLREVIAFPKTAKAIDLMVDAPTPVSDQQMRELHLKTVTRT
- the rpsU gene encoding 30S ribosomal protein S21; amino-acid sequence: MAEVRVQEGEPLENALRRFKRKVQTEDIIKEVKRHSFYLKPGEKKRVKEALARKRNRKKVRKEQD
- the hisS gene encoding histidine--tRNA ligase, giving the protein MATLKAVRGTRDLLPPETALWNYVEATARAVFARYGFGEIRTPIFEDTSLFARGVGEETDIVSKEMYTWEDRARADSDGAQSLTLRPENTAGVVRAYIEHKLADTGMLQKLFYIGPQFRRERPQRGRYRQFWQIGAEVLGPAWSGADSALRDAEVLEMLSTFLNELGVKGWKLEVNSVGSSTDRPKYIAALREALAPVKDKMSADNQRRAETNPLRVLDSKDAGDQEIINGLPKIADFLDDASKEHFAQVLAALDVCGVAYTVNPRLVRGLDYYTRTTFEFTVPDGSGLGTQNALLGGGRYDGLSEMLGGPKAPGIGFAIGEDRLILTLQAQEAMAKQQKLDAFVAPMGVERNAAALALAQELRRAGLSVEVGDGSFRLKKSFEAADKLARRMVIVGEDEVSSGILTVKDFSAGEQTKVPRAELAGFLRA